A part of Balneola sp. genomic DNA contains:
- the xylA gene encoding xylose isomerase, producing the protein MKPLIGDKEYFKNVGQIKYEGPESDNPLAFKYYDESKKVAGKTMKEHFRFAVAYWHTFCDNGTDPFGAATHHHPWATSTDPIEAAKAKMDAAFEFFTKLGVPYYCFHDVDVVELSEDILESEKRIQDMVEYAKEKQKASGVKLLWGTANMFSHPRYMNGAATNPDFDVLAYASSQVKHALDATIELGGENYVFWGGREGYMSLLNTMMKREQDHLAKFLEAARDYGRKNGFEGTFLIEPKPMEPTKHQYDFDAATVIGFLRHYGLDKDFKLNIEVNHATLASHTFQHELQVAADAGLLGSIDANRGDYQNGWDTDQFPTSIYETVEQLLVILEAGGFTTGGINFDAKRRRNSTDLEDLFIAHVGGMDVFARSLLVADKILTKSDYKKLRTQRYSSFDSGKGKAFENGELTLEDLRAYAIENGEPKRTSGKQELFENIINQYI; encoded by the coding sequence ATGAAACCGTTGATTGGAGATAAGGAATATTTCAAGAATGTTGGCCAGATAAAGTATGAGGGTCCTGAATCAGATAACCCTTTAGCTTTTAAATATTATGATGAAAGTAAAAAAGTGGCCGGTAAAACCATGAAAGAGCATTTCCGTTTTGCGGTGGCTTACTGGCATACCTTTTGTGATAACGGTACCGACCCTTTCGGTGCTGCAACACATCATCATCCCTGGGCTACAAGTACCGATCCCATTGAGGCAGCAAAAGCAAAAATGGATGCTGCTTTTGAATTCTTCACAAAGCTTGGTGTTCCCTACTATTGTTTTCATGATGTGGATGTGGTTGAACTTTCAGAGGATATTCTGGAAAGTGAGAAGCGTATTCAGGATATGGTTGAGTATGCAAAAGAAAAGCAGAAAGCTTCAGGTGTGAAATTGTTGTGGGGTACAGCAAACATGTTTTCCCATCCTCGTTATATGAATGGTGCTGCTACAAACCCGGATTTTGATGTTCTTGCATATGCCTCTTCTCAGGTTAAACATGCGCTGGATGCTACAATTGAACTTGGTGGGGAAAACTATGTTTTCTGGGGCGGCCGCGAAGGATATATGAGCCTTTTAAATACCATGATGAAGAGAGAGCAGGATCATCTTGCTAAATTTCTTGAAGCAGCCAGAGACTATGGCCGGAAGAATGGATTCGAAGGTACTTTCCTGATTGAGCCGAAACCCATGGAACCAACCAAACACCAATATGATTTTGATGCGGCTACAGTAATAGGATTCTTGCGTCACTATGGACTGGATAAAGACTTTAAACTGAATATTGAAGTGAATCACGCTACGTTGGCGAGTCATACTTTTCAGCATGAACTGCAAGTTGCAGCCGATGCCGGGTTATTAGGCAGTATTGATGCAAATCGTGGCGATTATCAAAACGGTTGGGATACAGATCAATTTCCTACAAGTATTTATGAAACAGTTGAGCAACTTTTGGTTATTCTGGAGGCTGGAGGGTTTACTACCGGAGGTATTAATTTTGATGCCAAAAGAAGAAGAAATTCTACGGACTTAGAAGACCTCTTTATTGCTCATGTAGGAGGAATGGATGTTTTTGCACGTAGTTTGTTAGTAGCAGATAAAATTTTGACTAAATCTGATTACAAGAAGCTACGTACTCAGCGTTATTCATCATTCGATTCAGGAAAAGGAAAGGCATTTGAAAACGGAGAGCTAACTCTGGAAGACCTTCGCGCTTATGCAATTGAGAATGGTGAGCCTAAAAGAACCAGCGGTAAGCAAGAGCTGTTTGAAAATATCATTAACCAGTACATATAG
- a CDS encoding carbohydrate kinase: MYLGIDLGSSSIKLSLLSTELGSVVASVTYPEVEMKIDAPKPGWAEQDPEVWWHNFLTAYKKLLSKPDVNSEAIKGIGISYQMHGLVMVDENQKVLRPSIIWCDSRAVEMGNKIYETLGQSYCLNHLLNSPGNFTASKLAWVKENEPEIFSKMDKFMLPGDFIAMKLSKKVTTTEAGFSEGVFWDFENQELNDELLGHLGLEEHVIPDTVPAIGGNVSVDSEVAQDLGLNEDVKINYRSGDQPNNAFSLNVLNPGEVAATAGTSGVIYAVTDKNVHDRKSRINTFLHINNTVEQRRNGILICINGTGILYSWLRKLLNTSKSNLPYNQMNELAGQVEEGAEGVRFFPFGNGAERVLENEVVGAHLLNMDFNQHDSAHIIRAGLEGIVYALNIGFEMLADMDVPVETIRVGHSNLFLSSAFRQIFANVTNTTLELYDTDGAAGAARGAALGDGFYENAEEAFKSLKRIEVIKPDENKVKVYKDLYAEWKTTLDEIIQTEDQAVAV, from the coding sequence ATGTACTTGGGGATTGACCTTGGTAGCTCATCAATTAAATTATCTTTATTAAGTACTGAACTGGGATCAGTTGTCGCATCTGTAACCTATCCGGAAGTAGAAATGAAAATTGATGCTCCTAAACCGGGATGGGCAGAACAAGATCCTGAAGTCTGGTGGCACAATTTTCTTACCGCCTACAAGAAGTTGCTTTCAAAACCGGATGTAAATTCCGAAGCAATTAAAGGCATTGGAATATCTTACCAAATGCATGGCTTGGTAATGGTTGACGAAAATCAAAAAGTCTTGCGCCCCTCGATTATTTGGTGTGATAGCCGTGCAGTAGAAATGGGGAATAAGATATATGAAACACTGGGGCAGTCTTATTGTCTCAATCACTTGCTAAATTCGCCAGGTAATTTTACGGCTTCAAAGCTGGCTTGGGTAAAAGAAAATGAGCCTGAAATCTTTAGCAAGATGGATAAGTTCATGTTGCCGGGTGATTTCATAGCAATGAAGCTCAGTAAGAAAGTTACGACTACAGAAGCAGGATTTTCTGAGGGTGTTTTTTGGGATTTTGAAAACCAAGAACTAAATGATGAGCTTTTAGGTCACCTCGGTTTAGAGGAGCATGTTATTCCTGATACGGTTCCTGCAATAGGCGGTAATGTATCCGTTGATTCTGAAGTTGCACAAGATTTGGGATTGAATGAGGATGTAAAGATCAATTATCGCTCTGGGGATCAACCCAATAATGCTTTTTCATTAAATGTTTTAAATCCAGGAGAAGTTGCGGCTACAGCAGGTACATCCGGGGTTATTTATGCTGTCACTGATAAAAATGTGCATGATAGAAAATCACGCATAAATACATTTCTGCATATTAATAACACGGTTGAGCAAAGGAGGAATGGAATCCTTATTTGCATTAACGGGACAGGTATTTTGTATAGCTGGCTAAGAAAGCTCCTAAACACATCAAAAAGTAATTTGCCTTACAACCAAATGAATGAGCTTGCCGGTCAGGTTGAAGAAGGAGCAGAGGGTGTGCGGTTTTTCCCATTCGGTAATGGAGCTGAGAGAGTGTTGGAGAATGAAGTAGTAGGAGCACACTTGTTGAACATGGATTTCAATCAGCATGACTCGGCTCATATAATCAGAGCCGGATTAGAAGGAATTGTTTATGCTCTTAACATTGGCTTTGAAATGTTAGCTGATATGGATGTGCCGGTTGAGACCATTCGTGTTGGGCATTCAAATTTATTCTTAAGCAGCGCTTTCCGTCAGATATTTGCAAACGTCACAAATACAACCCTTGAGTTGTATGATACTGATGGAGCTGCCGGTGCTGCAAGGGGAGCTGCATTAGGGGATGGGTTTTATGAAAATGCAGAAGAGGCCTTTAAGTCACTGAAAAGGATTGAAGTCATTAAACCGGATGAAAATAAAGTTAAGGTTTACAAAGACCTTTATGCAGAGTGGAAGACCACACTTGATGAAATTATTCAAACAGAAGACCAAGCAGTTGCTGTTTGA